A region of the Cottoperca gobio chromosome 22, fCotGob3.1, whole genome shotgun sequence genome:
ATAGATCCACACATCAAAATGTTGCACGTTTTCATCAGgaagaaattaaatatgttattcAAACTGTGCTCCTCTTTGCTAATCTGATTGTAAAGCTATCTTTGGTTCAGTAATGAGTCTACCGCATAAGCTTGAGACAGACTCAGTAGAAATTAGATATAACCGaaacatcaaataaatgctTAGAAATCTAATCAGCTCATGCTGGCATGTGGGAAAGGCTTTTTAACATTACTCACACAGGTCGTGTTTTGAATGCACACTGTGGTAAAACACGGACTGCAGCATCACACGATTGTGGTCAAATCTTTCAGGTGTGTCACTTCAACCAGCAGTCAAATAAAGGTTAGTGTGTTTACATAGCCTATAAAAAAAGTGAGACTTTAAAGTCAAACTAAAAATGCAATACATTTGTGCCAGGAAGTCAGAATGCGATATGTTTGTGTTGGTGAACTAGTTGATTGTGAAGCTTGAATGTTGTTTCTACTGATATGTACTAACTAATATGCACAGTAGCTGCAGTAtcattatatgttatatatccTTCAAATTTCAGTTTGACCTTAAATCTCATCAATGTACAAGACTCCATGTTATATCTCATCACACAGATGAACGTTCCCATTTTGACACTGAACGCCAAACACCAGCCAGtcgaaggaagaggaagatgtcTATGATTGTTGGAGCCCGTAAAAAGGCTGGGCCCGCAGGAGCAGTTTCAGGCAATCACGGTCTTTTCAATCTGTCTCAGATTGTGTGATTAGAGAGTGATCTAACGCAGGCGGCATCTTTCAAAAATCTAATTGTTGGAGCCGTCACGGTGATTTCTCATCTGTTTTGCTATAGACATGACTTCCCTCCTTAATGCTGAGACAGGCGTCAGATTGGCCTGCCGCCTGATCCTCAGTGGGCCTGCTTTTAAGGAGggcgtgtgtgtttatatgtacatctgtgagacagagagaggagacaaacaTAGATAGTTTGGGATGTCTTGCCAGCTTTAGGTAATGCAAGAAATCCTCCATACAACATCGTTTGAATCAGAAGGACAACCAACGCTTCGCCTCAGTTGGAGTCACTCATAAAGAGAAATGCCATATGACACAAGAGCAATGCCCACACATGCGCAACTAATCACTTTAAGACATTACAAGATGTTTGGAGGAAGTGCCGAGTGCAGGCGTGCGGAGAAGTCTGTGTGAAGAAGGTCAGGCATTCATCTCAGAATTAGAATTGAAAGGATGTAAATGATGGGTCTGAGGGTGTCTTCACATCACATGTTCTATTATGATAAATGAGATTAAGAGGAAAGGTCGCCCCCAGAATACAGATGATCAATTTAAAAGAAGTCAGAGCTAATTGGGACAATGTACTGTGGGACTCGGCAGATAATATGCAGATTAACAGTCAAATGGTCTAAACAAGGATTTTTACACCTCAAAAAAAGTAATAGATTATGTTCCATAAATGATATTCTGTTTAATAATTTAGCAGCACAAAGAGGCAATAAGATGGAGTAAAACAATCTAACAGAATCATAACACACCTCCATCCTGgttaaaaagatgtgttttttaagGTTACTTAACACGGAAAGATTCCCCTGCCAAGTTCTTGTTAAATTTTAGAGCGGAGCAATAGAAAACATCCTAACTGGAAACATTGCAAACTGGCATAAAATGTGCACGACCCAGGACAGGAGAGCTCTGCAGCGGGGGTTTAAAACTGCACAGAACATCATTGGTACCCATTTACTGAGCATCAGTGATATCGGTGTCGGTATCGGTTACAGAAGTATCCGCTGCCTTACCACGAGAGGGCAAAGGGGCAGCTGTCTtttgtacaatgacaataaactaAACTTGAACCATGAAGAAGTCAGTAGCATTAGATCCACTGTAGTAGCCTATACATGCTTATTAGCATGTGGCTACAGTGGCTACCAACCTTTCGGGGTTGTGATACCTTGCCATAGGTTGCGCAGCTACTCTCTTAACTTGTAGAGATAAAACAGTATTtcacaagaaacaaaacaagtctaCAGCCATACTTGTGGCTCTGTGAGACTGTACTTATAGCCACCGCTGTGCTTTGatctaaatgctaacgtcagcatgctagcatgctcacaacatcaatgctaacatgctgattgATTCTAGCCAGTATAATGTTTACTATGTTCACAATCTtggtttagtgtgttagcacaCCAACATTTGCTAATCAGCAGTAAACAAATCATAatctgaggctgatgggaatgtcctTTTGCAAGTATTTGGTAAAAGTATTACCTGATGAGAGGGGGACCATTAAACGTGCTCGGGGTGCAAGAATGTCCATCCAGTGGTGGTTGAGACATTTCAACGTAGAAAAAGAATAGGGGGGAAATCTATATACATTTGTGTCAGAActacattttctctttcctgtCCCATTAAGCATGTCATGACCTCTTGGAGAGGTCTCGACCcctaggttgggaaccactggtcaAAGACACTCCGAAGATTAACCACAAAATGATTAAGAGAATTTAGTGTATCCAATGTGACTGATGCTCAATAACATTCATTAGCAATTTACTTTGTCAGTCATCTCTCACCAGCTCCTTTTGGAGCACCagtaaaaaagagagaatgacCTCAAAGTCTGTGCTATTTTAAGTAGACGAGGCAGACGGCAGCCCATTCCTTCCCAGGAGATCCAGCTGTTTCACCACTAAAGTGCAGCTAGACTGCTGTGATTATTTTTGGCTAACCAAGATAAAATCCAATAACTTATTCAGTGTGATTACTTCCTCAGATAATTAGCAGGAAtcaattttattttctgtaatcaTTTAAGACTATATTATTGCACATGTAGTTGAACACTTTTAAAGTCCACTTCCTCAGGATTAGGATTTGTATTATTGAACTAATATTCATTCTTAAGCAGGTTCTTGAAGGATTGCATcatattttacacttttattgaCAAGGATACGCCAGTGAAAATTAAGGTACCTTATTGTTTGCCTTAACTTCTCAGTGCAGGAGAAAAAGAAGTAACTCTCTTTTCAAGATTACTTTGAATCAAATGTCTACAACTGATCCCACATGAAGTTAAAGATGACACTGCTCTCTGCTGGTGTAAGGCTGATCTACAGTAGGAACGGTGACTATAGTTCAACACAGCTCCTGATTTAGCTAAAACTCATCAGTTACCTCGAAAATAGTTGAATTGTGACTGAAGTAAATTAGTCATTATCTTGTCAAATGTTGTTACATGTCTTGTCATgtgaagtgtaaaataaaatagaaacttACTAGAGTAAAGgcaaaattatatttaactCCCATAATCCTATTCTCATGTTTCACTGCAACTGTAGCAGAAACAGCAGAAAGGCAAGATGGAAAATACTTAATTAAAAAGGATGAAAATGTAACAGATGTGTTAAACTCAAagcaaataaaagtaataatgtaCTCTTAATTTTAATACACTATTTGGAGAAAGAAGTTGAACCTCTCATTTACTGTTATTTGAAAGACTAATACTTAGTTACACCTTCGAGAGACCATTGAGATTAACTCATAAAACAATGTCAcaattaaaaaaggtttaattGCTTAAAGGCAGCCGTTAGAAATAATGTTCTTATACTGTAGGACTTGTAAACTTCACAAGTCAGTGGATTTATTCCTGAAGATATTTATTCTCATACCTGGGACAATTATGTTCCTCtacaccagtggttcccaacctttttagCACCATGGGCCGGTTTCATGTAAGTGTGTGAGGGGGATAAATAAGACGAAATAAAAACATACcaccggcataaaaacaaatataaagtgcataaaaaaaatcaccattacgctgaattagtgggagccctgagcttgtaaagtatcacgtgattGAGACGGGCCTATAGTCTCGACATGTGTCAAGAAACACAGacggatgtatccggtgatttttcaaaataaaatatttttttattcaatctttgtGCGgtccggtaccaaatgacccacggaccggtggttggcGAACACTGCACTACACCAAGAGGCTTCTGGGGGAAAAAATGCTTCAtgctttaatataaatgtatttttgccaTGAGAGCAGGAATAAAACATATTCAGCAGTTTGTACTTTTATGGAGCCAGTATGCAGTTTATCCAATTACACATTGACCAGTGCTGCACGGTCTGTACATTACTGACAATTTATTCATAACTCCATGTTTGTATTTGACATGTCATAAATGCTGTACATATTAATTGCATGACAAAGTCAAACACAAGAGTTATACATTTTAGAATATCTCaaatgtttacaaaaaaaacaacctagAACTACACCCAGGTCTAGCTTATAAGCAGCTGCTTATAATGGTCCCTACACCGTTCTGCAgcatctgatttattttcaacattacCATTAGCATGCACATCACTGTAGTTAATGAACTTTATTTTAAGTGCCATTATCCCACCACAAGGAATGAAAAAGTCAATACACTTtctataaacatttatttatctttattggCCAGAAAACCAGCTCAGACAAGGACTCCATATTGTTTAAGAACAGCCGTGTATTTTGCAATCTTGCTCTCAACGTTCTTTTCGGCGACCTTGGTTAACTTGATCTCTGTCTTTTTCGTTCCGTAGCGAAGCTTagccttctcttttctcttctcctccagagTGGCAGTGATAGCCTGGTACTTCCAGCCGACCTCATGTGCCAGACGCCCAAGAAGAGCGAACtgagaaagaaaagtcaaagtcaGTACATTTCACTGTCAAGTGTAAATTACCACATCAGATATTTTTCATCAGCCTAGGACATGGTAATTTCCCcactaaaacaaagagaaattgGCACCTTGCTTTATAGTGGGAAAAAAAGGCACAACTTTGTCCGAGACTCAACTCAGTAATCAGATCCGAAAGTTTATCTCATCAATAAATGATCAGTTTCGGTATGTTTTGTCATCACTGTCAAGTAAGAACTGTTGTGGCAGGTAAATTGAAGCATTTTTATGGAGCTTGTCCatcttaacatgttttaaatatttaacaaataatCATGGCTTACCTTGCGAGTGGGCTTCAGGCGGACAATCTTCAGAGCAGCTGGAACAACCATGCGCTTCCTCTGTGGAACCAAAGCCAAAGTCAGATAAAGACGAAAACAGTACATCTATACATTGGTAGGTTTGCATGTCtcagacattatttattttcagagttACTACTCAAACAAGGTATGTTAATGTCACATCACagacagagtcaaacatgtacgGTCCAGGAGGATATAAAGTTTCCATAGTTCATTGAGATTCATCACCTTGTCATAGGGCGGGGGGATACCGTCGAACACCTTCAGCCTCTCCAGAGCAGCCTGTCCTCTCTTGGTTTTGTGGGGCAGCATGCCTGTAAGCAGATAATACCACCAAGTTCAATATACTTTCAAATAGCAACCATTGCAGCTGTTAACATTTGTTCGTCCTAGCACAAATTTATATCAACTCAACTCAGCAATCAGATCCGAAAGTTTATCTCATCAATAAATGATCAGTTTCGGTATAGAGTTCATCACTGTCGAGTTAGGACAACTTGTGCTGTGTCAACCTATTGCAAAGATCACGTTTTATGAGAACTTACAGTACaccaacattattttaatacaaCACTGGTTCTTAAGATTCACTGTTTATAGCCATTAATGTTAGTCAAAGTTAAATCCAATACTTGCACATGCAGCTCACACTAAAGAGCATGTTTACTCTTTGAATTGAGCTCAGCAAATTTAGTTTTAGTGCATTGAGTCCATTTGATAGTAAATGCTGTGATATTTTTATCTACATTCTCAGTGTACAAATATGTAATTATTgaattttttttgttgtggtgAGGCTTCCATGTCCAGACTTATTACATTCTCACCCCTGACAGTCCTCCAGAAGATCCTGCTGGGAGCTCTGAAGTGGAAAGGTCCACGAGAGGGGTTGGTGTTCATCCTTTTACGCAGGAAAGCCAGATACTTCACTGTAGAGGGCACATAAGACAtaatttgaattatttcaaGGAATCAAGCCGTGGCAGCCATTACTTCAGTATGTAACGCCGATGTCTCAGATGGTAGTGCATGTAAGATATCTCATGGTTATTGAAACTCGAATATAAAATGGAGTAAATCATCACTGacaggcttcttttttttggcacAATGAAAAGTTAAGTGAACTGACATGTACCCTACTTACGCTTGTTGCGGTAGAAGTTGCCGGAGATGTTGATGCCTTCACATCTCACCACCACCACTTTGTGTCCTAAAAGAAGAATACAAAAGGTTTCAGCGTTTTGATGCATAAAATCCTGTTGCGTTAACTATCACCTACATCCAGTCTCAGATGGTAGTGCATGTGAGTTTTCTCATGGTCGTTAAACTCAAGCAAAGCTGTAAAGTCATCATCATTGACAGATTGAGGTAATACTGCTAAATTTCCCCTCTGGGAAGGCATAtctgaatatttctttattactcAATATGCTGCTCATTATTTTCGAATGCCCACTGGACATACTATAGCAGAAAGTTCTCCAGCATTCacataaagttttatttataattctatataaataaaagaaaaaaacttacCCAGCAGAACCTGTTTCGCCACAAGGGCAGCAAGCCGACCGAGTAGATGGCCCCTGCCATCAAGTAGCAGAACCTgcagaaaaggaaaacaccatCACATATTAGCTACAATCTGAATTAACTTTATCAACTTGGATGATAACTAACGTTAAATCTGACAGGCACTTCAAATTTGAGTCAAAGCCTGACTGCGGCTCATGTTTTATATCAACTATATTAACTCCTACGCTATTAAATAGCACACAACCCTAAGCCAAACATCGCACTATGGCACATTTAAGACAACCATTGCCAATTAGACACGTTTATTGAGAATTTTGATCTTTGTAATGAAGGCCACATGGAGCTCACCGACGAGAacttaacgttagcttagcattagcGTAAAACacgttaaatatatttttgattaagGGTGGGTGAGCATAAAAAGCATAACACACTGATTTTAacagtaaagtgtgtgtatctATTACAATTACTACATTTGCGCCGTTACCCAGACTTACACATAACCATGACATAAGTTgaagctagcaagctaacggCGTTGAATCGTTAGGAAGCTGCCATGATGAAGGCATGTCTACTGAGCTACGGCTATCCGTCTCAAACATTCTCTAAAATCAAGTATTAATAGTAaccccaaacaaaacaaagtgaacGCCAAGATGTCCTGTAGTCATTGCCTGCAGATTAACTATGAAATATCGGATTTTACATCCACTAAATAGGTAAGAAAATGATTATGATTCCGCTGCAGTTGCTTACCTTATTGAACCGGTCCGCCATGATGTGCTAAAAGAAAGACACACGGGGTTGCTCGTCCTAAAAGGCAGGGGCAGGCGGAAGTGACGATGTTATATTTCTTCTTCGTGGGAAGGGAAGCGTGTACCCAAACGTTGCATCGCCAAGGTTGTATGGAGGGAGAAGTTCATTGTTAATAAACGTTATACTCGATGTGTTTATATCTAATAAACGTATTCGTTCTTGTTTGCCAATTGAGAATTTCTATTTTCaactttctgttattttgtcaaAATTGTTAGTTAAACCTGGACGTTTACTAAAAGCACAGTTTCCTGTTTAGGCTACTCAGTATATGTCAAACTAAATGCACCATCCTGCTGTAAAATGCTAGTTATTCAATGATTTTGACTTTTATGTTgaatagatagtgtgcaaacatgtgacaaaactgtgtgacctatgcgtgcgacgccatgttggatgatatacaaatcaacaatggcgtctaaagcgaacaacaacagcaatacaactctgacttcttcaaagtattgtgactctctggagtcctctgcaaaggcaagattcagaggaaaaagtccaaatttgcggccgtgacccgtacacgctaaagccgtcggattatattgaggatttagattcattaccgccgattgaatatccggatattgtgaactgccttgtgctacaaacgttgtgggcaaccaatgcacaaatgaaggcatacaagagtttagatgcttataatttatttgtttctggctgggttggtagtcttcttaccaaaccagtgaaagatgacagggtgctcgtccatgcccgtgtaaatcactatcaaagagctcgagatacaccgctcacgccgtggtttgtgagtgaggagagcggcgatgttatccttgcacactgtgattgtatggctggattaagcgaagcatgttctcacattggtgctttgcttttcgcaagtgaagtaggctcaagaataagccaaacaaaaacatgcacagaagaaaagagcaaatggctgccatcacatgtaaagaaagtgccttatttaccagtcagcgatatggagaagtaaggtcttacagtgttcagctatatcataagcacaaatgtttaacgtaaacattgaaaacatagctttagcacaagctcttaccagatataaagtggacgccacacactcgggtgaattgtgctttttcttctgtgctAATTCTCACGAGTTCGGCGTTCgatagacagcaattcatccctcttttgtggatcgttgtttttgatgattgtaagaaatctaaagaaccatttctctgggtcacaagtagcgttatgaccacaattatacactgcgcacacgattggcattttctttcaatcttagacgtttaaatacaaagaaaattactcCCACACGAACGGGTGctgtcttggttgtgtatatcatccaacatggctgatttacgggttgggacgtaagcgtgacttCACATGCACATGATTTATTGAGGAAAAACTATGTTCCTGTGTACCATGTCATGTATTGAGAGACAGGGCTGGGTAGTAACGGATTACATGTAATCGGGATTACGTAATCAGATAGCAAGCAACTACAGTCAGCCCAGAATacattcagatttttttttgcaattagATTATAGTAAAATTGTCAAGGATTTGCTCCATTTGTGTTGCAAGGGCAAAGTCCTCCATGTGGCCTTTGATTacaaaaacagcagcaacaaatctttacacaaagaaaaacagcgtAGCACATGTtgtagaatacacacacagtacacctGTGTTTAGTTTGTGCCAGTAAGGTATTTTTTTGTAAGGGTCATTTGATTTTACCAACTGTAAATGCTGATTAtgcaaaatgcatttcatttgcattaacaatgttttgtgatttaaagagaaaaaattatatttgtgAAACTCAAATTTTTGTGGCTGCTTCCATTTTTTTAGGAAGCCTATAAAGTAGATACTTTtcaatgtttgattttgaagtAATACCAAAgtaattataattgttttggtAATCCGAAGGATTACATAACAATTGacaaaatgtcatgtcatttgTAGGCCTACTCAGTAACAGACCACATTAAATGATCTGGTAACATGTCAAATTAAATGCACCATCCTGCTCTATGCTGCTTTTATATCACTTGACATTTTTACTTGGAAAGGGTTCATGTTGAATTTAGGGAATGCTAGGTTATTGTGTACCGTGTCATGCCTACAGTGGCTCATGTATTTAGAGATAATGCACACTGGAGTTGTAATTTTGTCTGGTTTAATTTAGTTTGGAAATCCAGTGCATAATAATCTATGtccttcaaggctggattaccaaATGGATCATTTAAGCAAATACCCAGGGCCCTCACTGGCTTGAGGGGCTCATATTCATTAGTCAGTTGGTTTGGAGTTATTTAATTTACTCAACAT
Encoded here:
- the rpl13a gene encoding large ribosomal subunit protein uL13; its protein translation is MADRFNKVLLLDGRGHLLGRLAALVAKQVLLGHKVVVVRCEGINISGNFYRNKLKYLAFLRKRMNTNPSRGPFHFRAPSRIFWRTVRGMLPHKTKRGQAALERLKVFDGIPPPYDKRKRMVVPAALKIVRLKPTRKFALLGRLAHEVGWKYQAITATLEEKRKEKAKLRYGTKKTEIKLTKVAEKNVESKIAKYTAVLKQYGVLV